The following are from one region of the Bactrocera oleae isolate idBacOlea1 chromosome 6, idBacOlea1, whole genome shotgun sequence genome:
- the LOC138857640 gene encoding chondroitin proteoglycan-2-like has translation MRNVIFRILLCALYAIGNNAIDDLLQGLSGPATGPSGSTCNNKGVCENQPDGAMFLDSGSNGYIVCQCECEISMPCPSGLVFNPEVNVCDWPLENTDSPGTSSTPTDIITQGTTTTPLSSSPSTPSSTTFDITTQGATTTPSSSSPLTLPSTTSDITTESTSTTVSGPATGPSGTTCNNKGVCENQPDGAMFPDSRSNGYIVCQCECGIQRPCPSGLVFSSVHNVCDWPSSN, from the exons ATGCGAAACG taatatttagaattttattaTGTGCATTATATGCCATTGGAAATAACGCAATAGATGATTTATTGCAAGGACTAAGTGGTCCAGCTACCGGACCATCCGGTTCTACATGCAATAACAAGGGAGTCTGTGAAAATCAGCCCGATGGTGCCATGTTTCTTGATTCCGGATCAAATGGTTACATAGTGTGTCAGTGCGAATGTGAAATATCAATGCCTTGCCCTTCTGGCTTAGTTTTTAATCCAGAGGTAAATGTTTGCGATTGGCCTCTTGAAAATACAGATTCACCGGGAACTTCTAGCACTCCAACAGATATAATCACTCaaggtacaacaacaacaccattaAGTTCGTCGCCTTCAACTCCATCGTCAACTACTTTTGATATAACCACTCAaggtgcaacaacaacaccatcaAGTTCGTCGCCTTTAACTCTACCATCAACTACTTCTGATATAACCACTGAATCCACGTCTACCACAGTAAGTGGCCCAGCTACTGGGCCATCTGGTACCACATGCAACAATAAAGGAGTATGTGAAAATCAGCCTGATGGCGCTATGTTCCCTGATTCTAGATCAAATGGTTACATAGTTTGTCAGTGTGAATGTGGAATTCAAAGGCCATGCCCTTCGGGCTTAGTTTTTAGTTCAGTACATAATGTTTGCGATTGGCCAAGTTCTAATTAA
- the Duba gene encoding serine-rich adhesin for platelets isoform X2 yields the protein MTIKPIISPTQKRAASDEKKETHSHSHTHTPHQHGTHTHGLVHNVVEPINSHSQNSTRNANTHGQCRAGQSPQRRVEVFDDIARHRRSPHKSSRSKRRDHHDHIHKRERVEREKLSTVSVSNNTGSNKCSSPHVHSNVPSSTGAAVNNIVSTPVGKNVMGTSASTATVETVENSADQLGTGSVVLSCQSPKLSTSTTQAAANLLKAVEETYSGYNSGDEHLRPKEDAITADEWQQRDEQFAKCMAGRGYELRPVEEDGACLFRSISLQIYGDEEMHDVVRQHTMDYIYKNREYFSHFVTEDINSYIKRKRRKDSHGNHIEIQAMSEIYNRPVEVYSYKPTPINIFNSEQLNKGFAALRLSYQRGSHYNAILDPYNATVGVGLGLAGHKPDLQTKEAVLLSEQMEIEQTMFEDKLKTTDWEATNEAIEEQIARESYLQWCRENLHKSRINATAASTSATVTSAEVASDSEASPSKYSVKHNNSSDLNTNTSNCSNNSAHTDIDKATHTDSTTKTTKAFERNLSASVDTTDTPPNLEHNRGLSPKSLNIIAHSVNKNTTSPHSVGEWELDSDDTDISSTSSIGIGSGGNSAGNLKVLKKRNANLRAGGKKRRREPVVIAKGKSVAATTRGIGKSPKYENEGDAPLMRSHTPEGEQQPCTSKQSCTTTPEKDFLNARDNLLDMLSASTSKCTLPLSKSSTESSSQSVDNQESSNFYQELLEASYATDGFGQLSESEMLQRAIQLSTQEYIDDQKRKYLFGP from the exons ATGACTATCAAACCTATAATTTCACCAACGCAGAAACGTGCGGCTTCAGACGAAAAGAAAGAAACACATAGCCATAGCCATACACATACTCCACATCAACATGGGACTCATACTCATGGACTTGTTCATAATGTGGTTGAACCAATCAACAGTCATAGCCAAAACAGTACTCGAAACGCTAATACACATGGTCAATGTCGGGCCGGGCAG AGCCCTCAGCGAAGAGTTGAAGTCTTCGACGACATAGCCCGTCATCGTCGTAGCCCACATAAAAG CTCGCGTTCCAAGCGTCGAGATCACCATGACCATATACATAAACGGGAACGCGTAGAAAGAGAAAAACTTTCCACAGTAAGCGTTTCAAATAATACCGGCTCTAACAAATGTAGCAGCCCGCATGTTCATAGTAATGTACCTTCAAGTACAGGTGCTGCTGTTAACAACATTGTTAGCACTCCCGTAGGAAAAAATGTAATGGGTACCAGTGCCAGTACAGCGACAGTTGAAACGGTTGAAAATTCAGCTGATCAACTCGGTACTGGATCAGTTGTACTTAGTTGTCAGAGTCCCAAATTATCAACATCGACTACACAAGCGGCGGCTAATTTGCTAAAAGCAGTCGAAGAAACTTATTCTGGTTACAATAGTGGTGATGAGCACTTGCGGCCCAAAGAAGATGCTATTACTGCCGATGAGTGGCAGCAACGCGATGAACAGTTTGCAAAATGTATGGCTGGACGCGGGTACGAGCTACGACCAGTTGAGGAAGATGGTGCTTGTTTATTTCGATCTATCTCATTACAAATTTATGGTGATGAGGAAATGCACGACGTAGTACGCCAGCATACGATGGATTACATT TACAAAAATCGAGAATATTTTTCACACTTTGTCACTGAAGATATAAATAGTTACATTAAACGAAAACGGCGAAAGGATTCTCATGGTAATCATATAGAAATACAAGCTATGTCGGAAATATATAATCGTCCAGTTGAAGTTTATTCATACAAGCCAA ctcccataaatattttcaattctgAGCAATTGAATAAGGGTTTTGCAGCACTGCGTCTATCCTATCAACGTGGTTCGCATTATAATGCAATTCTCGATCCATACAATGCAACTGTTGGTGTTGGTTTAGGCTTAGCTGGTCATAAGCCTGACCTGCAAACAAAAGAAGCTGTGCTCTTGAGTGAACAAATGGAAATTGAACAG ACAATGTTTGAAGATAAACTGAAAACAACTGATTGGGAAGCTACGAACGAGGCTATAGAAGAACAAATTGCACGAGAATCTTATTTACAGTGGTGCCGAGAAAATTTGCACAAAAGTCGTATTAACGCTACTGCGGCATCCACATCAGCTACTGTAACATCTGCTGAAGTTGCTTCAGATTCGGAAGCATCTCCTTCAAAATATTCTGTTAAACACAATAATTCTAGTGATTTGAATACTAACACAAGCAACTGCAGTAACAATTCTGCACATACTGACATTGATAAGGCGACACATACTGACTCTACAACAAAGACAACAAAGGCATTTGAACGCAACTTAAGTGCAAGCGTCGATACGACAGATACACCACCAAATTTGGAGCATAATCGTGGCTTGTCCCcaaaatcattaaatattatagctcacagtgtaaataaaaatacaacgtCGCCACATTCCGTCGGTGAATGGGAATTAGATAGTGATGATACGGATATAAGTAGTACAAGCTCAATCGGAATAGGTAGTGGGGGTAATAGTGCTGGGAATTTAAAAGTATTGAAAAAGCGTAATGCTAATTTGCGGGCCGGTGGGAAAAAACGACGTCGTGAACCGGTGGTCATAGCCAAAGGGAAGAG TGTTGCGGCAACTACGCGTGGGATAGGAAAAAGTCCGAAATATGAAAACGAGGGGGATGCGCCTTTGATGCGATCACATACTCCAGAGGGTGAGCAGCAGCCTTGCACATCAAAACAATCGTGCACTACAACCCCTGAAAAGGATTTTTTGAATGCTCGTGATAATTTATTAGATATGCTATCAGCATCTACTTCAAAATGTACCTTACCTTTGTCGAAATCTTCAACAGAGAGCTCAAGCCAATCTGTCGACAATCAAGAATCTTCGAATTTTTATCAAGAGCTTTTGGAAGCTTCATACGCAACAGATG GTTTTGGCCAGTTAAGCGAATCAGAAATGCTACAACGTGCTATACAATTATCTACTCAAGAATACATCGATGATCAAAAAAGGAAGTATTTGTTTGGGCCATAA
- the Duba gene encoding serine-rich adhesin for platelets isoform X1, with product MTIKPIISPTQKRAASDEKKETHSHSHTHTPHQHGTHTHGLVHNVVEPINSHSQNSTRNANTHGQCRAGQSPQRRVEVFDDIARHRRSPHKSSRSKRRDHHDHIHKRERVEREKLSTVSVSNNTGSNKCSSPHVHSNVPSSTGAAVNNIVSTPVGKNVMGTSASTATVETVENSADQLGTGSVVLSCQSPKLSTSTTQAAANLLKAVEETYSGYNSGDEHLRPKEDAITADEWQQRDEQFAKCMAGRGYELRPVEEDGACLFRSISLQIYGDEEMHDVVRQHTMDYIYKNREYFSHFVTEDINSYIKRKRRKDSHGNHIEIQAMSEIYNRPVEVYSYKPTPINIFNSEQLNKGFAALRLSYQRGSHYNAILDPYNATVGVGLGLAGHKPDLQTKEAVLLSEQMEIEQTMFEDKLKTTDWEATNEAIEEQIARESYLQWCRENLHKSRINATAASTSATVTSAEVASDSEASPSKYSVKHNNSSDLNTNTSNCSNNSAHTDIDKATHTDSTTKTTKAFERNLSASVDTTDTPPNLEHNRGLSPKSLNIIAHSVNKNTTSPHSVGEWELDSDDTDISSTSSIGIGSGGNSAGNLKVLKKRNANLRAGGKKRRREPVVIAKGKSVAATTRGIGKSPKYENEGDAPLMRSHTPEGEQQPCTSKQSCTTTPEKDFLNARDNLLDMLSASTSKCTLPLSKSSTESSSQSVDNQESSNFYQELLEASYATDAGFGQLSESEMLQRAIQLSTQEYIDDQKRKYLFGP from the exons ATGACTATCAAACCTATAATTTCACCAACGCAGAAACGTGCGGCTTCAGACGAAAAGAAAGAAACACATAGCCATAGCCATACACATACTCCACATCAACATGGGACTCATACTCATGGACTTGTTCATAATGTGGTTGAACCAATCAACAGTCATAGCCAAAACAGTACTCGAAACGCTAATACACATGGTCAATGTCGGGCCGGGCAG AGCCCTCAGCGAAGAGTTGAAGTCTTCGACGACATAGCCCGTCATCGTCGTAGCCCACATAAAAG CTCGCGTTCCAAGCGTCGAGATCACCATGACCATATACATAAACGGGAACGCGTAGAAAGAGAAAAACTTTCCACAGTAAGCGTTTCAAATAATACCGGCTCTAACAAATGTAGCAGCCCGCATGTTCATAGTAATGTACCTTCAAGTACAGGTGCTGCTGTTAACAACATTGTTAGCACTCCCGTAGGAAAAAATGTAATGGGTACCAGTGCCAGTACAGCGACAGTTGAAACGGTTGAAAATTCAGCTGATCAACTCGGTACTGGATCAGTTGTACTTAGTTGTCAGAGTCCCAAATTATCAACATCGACTACACAAGCGGCGGCTAATTTGCTAAAAGCAGTCGAAGAAACTTATTCTGGTTACAATAGTGGTGATGAGCACTTGCGGCCCAAAGAAGATGCTATTACTGCCGATGAGTGGCAGCAACGCGATGAACAGTTTGCAAAATGTATGGCTGGACGCGGGTACGAGCTACGACCAGTTGAGGAAGATGGTGCTTGTTTATTTCGATCTATCTCATTACAAATTTATGGTGATGAGGAAATGCACGACGTAGTACGCCAGCATACGATGGATTACATT TACAAAAATCGAGAATATTTTTCACACTTTGTCACTGAAGATATAAATAGTTACATTAAACGAAAACGGCGAAAGGATTCTCATGGTAATCATATAGAAATACAAGCTATGTCGGAAATATATAATCGTCCAGTTGAAGTTTATTCATACAAGCCAA ctcccataaatattttcaattctgAGCAATTGAATAAGGGTTTTGCAGCACTGCGTCTATCCTATCAACGTGGTTCGCATTATAATGCAATTCTCGATCCATACAATGCAACTGTTGGTGTTGGTTTAGGCTTAGCTGGTCATAAGCCTGACCTGCAAACAAAAGAAGCTGTGCTCTTGAGTGAACAAATGGAAATTGAACAG ACAATGTTTGAAGATAAACTGAAAACAACTGATTGGGAAGCTACGAACGAGGCTATAGAAGAACAAATTGCACGAGAATCTTATTTACAGTGGTGCCGAGAAAATTTGCACAAAAGTCGTATTAACGCTACTGCGGCATCCACATCAGCTACTGTAACATCTGCTGAAGTTGCTTCAGATTCGGAAGCATCTCCTTCAAAATATTCTGTTAAACACAATAATTCTAGTGATTTGAATACTAACACAAGCAACTGCAGTAACAATTCTGCACATACTGACATTGATAAGGCGACACATACTGACTCTACAACAAAGACAACAAAGGCATTTGAACGCAACTTAAGTGCAAGCGTCGATACGACAGATACACCACCAAATTTGGAGCATAATCGTGGCTTGTCCCcaaaatcattaaatattatagctcacagtgtaaataaaaatacaacgtCGCCACATTCCGTCGGTGAATGGGAATTAGATAGTGATGATACGGATATAAGTAGTACAAGCTCAATCGGAATAGGTAGTGGGGGTAATAGTGCTGGGAATTTAAAAGTATTGAAAAAGCGTAATGCTAATTTGCGGGCCGGTGGGAAAAAACGACGTCGTGAACCGGTGGTCATAGCCAAAGGGAAGAG TGTTGCGGCAACTACGCGTGGGATAGGAAAAAGTCCGAAATATGAAAACGAGGGGGATGCGCCTTTGATGCGATCACATACTCCAGAGGGTGAGCAGCAGCCTTGCACATCAAAACAATCGTGCACTACAACCCCTGAAAAGGATTTTTTGAATGCTCGTGATAATTTATTAGATATGCTATCAGCATCTACTTCAAAATGTACCTTACCTTTGTCGAAATCTTCAACAGAGAGCTCAAGCCAATCTGTCGACAATCAAGAATCTTCGAATTTTTATCAAGAGCTTTTGGAAGCTTCATACGCAACAGATG CAGGTTTTGGCCAGTTAAGCGAATCAGAAATGCTACAACGTGCTATACAATTATCTACTCAAGAATACATCGATGATCAAAAAAGGAAGTATTTGTTTGGGCCATAA